A region from the Eublepharis macularius isolate TG4126 chromosome 13, MPM_Emac_v1.0, whole genome shotgun sequence genome encodes:
- the SLITRK2 gene encoding SLIT and NTRK-like protein 2: MLKGVWLLSVFTVAGISQTESRKPAKDICSKSRCPCEEKENVLNINCENKGFTTVSLLLPPPSKIYQLFLNGNAFTRLFPNEFVNYSNAVTLHLGNNDMLEIRTGAFIGLRTLKRLHLNNNKLEILREDTFLGLESLEYLQADYNYISAIEAGAFSKLNKLKVLILNDNLLLSLPSNVFRFVLLTHLDLRGNRLKMMPFTGVLEHIGGIMEIQLEENPWNCTCDLLPLKAWLDTITVFVGEIVCETPFRLHGKDVTQLTRQDLCPRKSAGDSNQREKHPSHSDTHIQRFPPTANSAVGATRAPKASRPPKTRNRPTPRVTVSKDRQIFGPIMVYQTKSPVPLTCPTGCVCTSQSSDNGLNVNCQEKKIGNISDIHPRPTSPKKLYLTSNYLQTIYKTDLMEYSSLDLLHLGNNRIAVIQEGAFSNLTSLRRLYLNGNYLEILYPSMFEGLHSLQYLYLEYNVIKDILPHTFDALGNLHLLFLNNNLLRSLPDNVFGGTTLTRLNLRNNHFSYLPVRGVLDQLSALIQIDLQENPWDCTCDIMGLRNWIERVTEENIQQSGPPVVINEVICDSPAKHAGEHLKSLSKEAICPENPNLLDSSHLSPILNTDAPHAISVFPSSYPEIRTEVPLSVLILGLLVVFILSVCFGAGLFVFVLKRRKGMPSVPSSANNLDVSSFQLQYGCYNSETHDKTEGHVYNYIPPPVGQMCQNPIYMQKEGDPVAYYRNLHEYSYSNLEPKKDDSASLAFTITAAEMLEKQTFSREPELLYQNIVERVKELPSGSLVHYNFCTLPKRQFAPSYESRRQNQDRINKTVLYGTPRKYFAEQSKPELPLLQGKLQTEPDYLEVLEKQTAISQL, encoded by the coding sequence ATGCTGAAGGGTGTTTGGTTGCTCAGTGTGTTCACAGTGGCTGGGATCTCACAGACGGAGAGCCGCAAACCTGCCAAAGACATTTGCAGCAAGAGCCGCTGCCCTTGTGAGGAGAAGGAGAACGTGCTGAATATTAATTGTGAAAACAAGGGATTTACAACTGTCAGCCTCCTCTTGCCTCCACCCTCCAAGATCTACCAACTCTTCCTCAATGGCAATGCCTTTACTCGCCTCTTCCCCAATGAGTTTGTCAATTATTCCAATGCTGTGACACTGCACCTGGGCAATAACGACATGCTTGAGATCCGAACTGGGGCCTTCATCGGTCTTCGGACCCTTAAGAGGCTACACCTCAACAACAACAAGTTGGAAATCTTAAGAGAGGACACTTTCTTAGGCCTGGAGAGCCTGGAGTACTTACAAGCTGACTACAATTATATCAGTGCTATTGAGGCTGGAGCTTTCAGCAAACTCAACAAGCTGAAAGTGTTGATCCTCAATGACAATCTTCTGTTGTCACTGCCTAGCAATGTGTTCCGTTTTGTCCTGTTGACTCACCTGGACCTCAGAGGGAACAGGTTGAAGATGATGCCATTTACTGGGGTCTTAGAGCACATTGGAGGCATCATGGAGATCCAGCTTGAGGAAAATCCATGGAACTGCACTTGTGACCTTCTCCCTCTCAAAGCTTGGCTGGACACCATCACAGTCTTTGTTGGAGAGATTGTTTGTGAGACTCCTTTCAGATTGCATGGCAAAGATGTCACCCAGCTCACAAGACAAGATCTCTGCCCTCGGAAAAGTGCAGGCGATTCTAACCAGAGGGAGAAGCATCCTTCCCATTCCGACACACACATCCAGAGATTCCCCCCAACAGCTAATTCTGCTGTTGGAGCCACCAGGGCCCCCAAAGCCAGCCGCCCACCCAAAACGAGGAACCGCCCAACACCAAGGGTCACAGTGTCAAAAGACAGGCAAATATTTGGGCCTATCATGGTTTACCAGACCAAGTCCCCCGTGCCACTCACTTGTCCAACGGGCTGTGTCTGCACTTCTCAAAGTTCTGACAATGGGTTGAATGTCAATTGTCAAGAGAAAAAAATAGGCAACATCTCTGATATCCATCCTAGACCCACAAGTCCAAAGAAACTCTACCTTACAAGTAATTACTTGCAAACTATTTACAAAACAGATCTCATGGAATACAGCTCATTGGACCTGTTGCATTTGGGCAACAACAGGATTGCAGTGATCCAAGAAGGTGCCTTCTCAAACCTCACCAGTTTGCGCCGACTGTATCTCAATGGCAATTACCTTGAAATCTTGTACCCTTCCATGTTTGAAGGGCTACACAGCTTGCAGTATCTCTATTTAGAGTATAATGTGATCAAGGATATCCTGCCCCACACCTTCGATGCATTGGGTAATCTTCACTTGTTATTTCTGAACAACAACCTGCTGAGATCTTTGCCTGACAATGTGTTTGGGGGAACTACTCTGACCAGACTCAACTTAAGAAACAACCATTTCTCATATTTGCCAGTGCGAGGGGTCCTTGACCAGCTGTCAGCTCTGATTCAGATTGACCTTCAAGAAAACCCTTGGGATTGTACTTGTGACATCATGGGGCTCAGGAACTGGATAGAACGAGTTACAGAGGAAAACATCCAGCAATCAGGACCCCCTGTTGTTATCAATGAAGTGATCTGCGACTCGCCAGCCAAGCATGCTGGAGAGCATCTAAAGTCCCTGAGCAAGGAGGCCATCTGCCCAGAGAACCCCAATCTCTTAGATTCTTCACACTTGTCACCGATTCTGAACACAGATGCACCACACGCCATCAGTGTCTTTCCCAGCTCCTATCCAGAAATACGCACCGAAGTCCCACTCTCTGTCTTAATTCTGGGCCTGCTGGTTGTGTTTattttgtctgtctgttttgGGGCTGGCCTATTTGTCTTTGTTCTCAAACGCCGGAAGGGCATGCCAAGTGTGCCCAGCAGTGCCAACAACCTAGACGTAAGTTCTTTCCAGTTGCAGTACGGGTGTTACAACAGCGAGACACACGATAAAACCGAAGGGCATGTGTATAATTACATCCCGCCTCCAGTTGGCCAGATGTGCCAGAATCCTATCTACATGCAGAAGGAAGGAGATCCGGTGGCTTACTACAGGAACCTCCACGAGTATAGCTATAGCAATCTTGAACCTAAAAAGGATGATTCAGCCAGCCTAGCATTTACAATCACTGCAGCAGAAATGCTGGAGAAACAGACCTTTTCAAGGGAACCTGAACTGTTATATCAAAACATTGTGGAAAGGGTGAAAGAACTGCCGAGTGGAAGCCTCGTCCATTATAACTTTTGCACCCTGCCCAAACGGCAGTTTGCCCCTTCCTATGAATCAAGGCGACAAAACCAGGACAGGATAAATAAAACGGTTTTGTACGGGACTCCTAGGAAATATTTTGCAGAACAGTCAAAACCCGAGCTTCCTTTACTGCAAGGAAAACTACAGACTGAACCAGACTACCTCGAAGTTCTGGAAAAACAAACAGCTATTAGTCAGCTGTGA